The region ACCGACGGTAGTCTGATGTTTTTCTATCTCGCCAAGCTTGGCTACTTTTTCATCCAGCCTTCCAACTTTCTGATTGCGATGGTGCTTTTCGGGCTGATGGTCAGCGCACGCGCCAAGTGGCGCGGCAGAGGCTGTCTGATGGCCTGGACAGGCATCGCGGGCCTGGCATTCTGCGGATTCTCACCGGCGGCAAACTGGCTGATTCTCCCGCTGGAGGAGCGGTTTCCGCGGCCCGCCGAATTGAGCGGCTATGACGGGATCATCGTCCTGGGCGGTGCCGTCGACACGATCGTCACCGGCGGGCGGGGCGACACTGCCCTGACGACGTCCGGCGAGCGCATCACGATCACCGCGCGCCTTGCCGCACAGCTGCCCGAGACAAAGGTCATTCACAGCGGCGGGCAGGGCGTGATCGTCAGTGCCCAGGCGACGGAGGCCGAAGGCGCAGCCCGGCTGTTTGAGGATTTCGGGATTTCACCCGATCGGGTGATCCTGGAGGATGTCTCGCGAAACACCTGGCAGAATGCCGTCTTGACGAAGAAGCTCGTCGACCCTCAGCCGGGACAGACCTGGCTTCTGGTCACCTCTGCCTATCACATGCCCCGCTCCATGGGCGTTTTTGAACAGGCGGGCTGGACCGGGATAACGGCTTATCCGGTCGACTACCGCACGCGCGGGGAGGAAGACCGGACGCTCGGCTTCAGCGGCGCCTCCAAGGGGCTTCGCCGTTTCGACGTCGCATTCAGGGAATGGGTCGGACTGGCGGCCTACCGGCTGAGCGGGCGTAGCACCGCATTCTTTCCGGCGCCCGAAGCGGGAAACTGACTTCTACCGGATGGCGTGAATTCAAACACTGCCTCTTTTACTGAGGACCGCAGTGCACCATATACTGTCGGTCTTGGAGATTTTGAAAGGACGCGGGCAAATGGTCCTCGAAGCGCCGCTTGTTGCGGCAGACATCGTTCAGTGGCTCTACAGCGATGCTTCCCAACTGAAGGATACCCTGGAGATCGTCAGCGAGTTGGGCACCCGTCTGCGCGACGGCAATGTGCCGGTGGACCGCGTCACGACGGGGATCTGGGTAGTTCATCCCAATGTGCGCGCGGAAGCCGCAATCTGGAACAGCGGCGGGACGAAGGAACTCAGGCTCTACACCGCCGAAAACAGTTCGGATGACGATTATGCCGCCAGCCCGATCAAGCGTGTCCACGACACGCTTCAGCCGGTCCGCATAGAGATCGAAAAAAATCCGGCAAAGGCCGCCGAGTTTCCGATCACGATCGAGCTCGGTGCCGAGGGCTATACCGATTACATCGCATTGCCGATGCCGTTTTCCGACGGTTCGGTGAAGGTCGCCTCGTTCGCGACCAAAGCCGCAGGCGGATTTACCAGGACCCACCTCAGTGTGTTCGATTCCCTGATCCGGCCGCTTGCGCTGGTCTGCGAGTTGAAGACGCTGCGCCGGACGGCGGAGACGGTCCTGAACACTTATGTCGGTCCGCGGGCCGGGCTGAAAGTGCTCGACGGCACCACCCGCCGCGGAGAAGGGGAGTGGATCAAGGCCGTGGTCAGCTTCGCCGATATCCGCGGGTTCACACGTCTTTCCAACACGATTCCGGCGGACAAGATCGTTCATTTCCTGAACAGGTATTTCGGCGCCATGACGGCTGCAGTGGAAGCCCACGGCGGCGAAGTGCTGAAGTTCATCGGCGATGAGGTCATGGCGATCTTTCCCTACGAAACGGAGGAAGAGGCCAGGGACGCCGCTCTTCGGGCCCTGATGGCCGCGCGCGACACCATGAAGCGGATCGAGGCGATCAACGCTTGCAACACATGCGCAATGACACCGGATCTGAGCGTCGGGATAGCGCTTCACGCCGGCGACGTGTTCTACGGCAACGTCGGCAGTGAGACCCGCCTCGACTTCACCGTCGTCGGCCCCGCGGTCAACCTGGCGGCACGGATTGCAGAACTTGCAAAGGACCTGAAGCGCCAGGTTCTGGTCTCCGATGCGCTGGCCGGTGTCATGGGATGCCGTTCCGGCCTCTACGGTCGCTACCGGGTGAAAGGTTTCGACGAGCCGGTTTCGGTCTATTCTCCCGACCTGACGGCCGGTCCCGAGATCGGATACTGCCCCGATAGCACCACCTTGCGCGCACGCGAACTGAACTGACGGCGGACAAGCACCACGAGAACCGCCAGGGTTGTGCCGGCGAAGACATAAGGGCCGGCAAACCAGCCCAGAAAGCCGATGGCGAAGAAGAACGCGCGCTGGCCGCGGTTGAAATGGCGGCCGGCGAGCACATTGAGTTCTCCGGCCTGAAGCGCCATTTTCCGGATGTCTCCGCCCGACGACGTCTCCCATTCGGGTACGGCGCCCATGATGATGCTTGAATAGTTGAACAGCCTGTAGGCCCATCCAAACTTGAAGAAGGCATAGGCGAAGATCGTCATGAGGCCGAGCACCTTGATTTCCCAAAGAGCGCGGCTCTGGGCAACCGGGATGGAGAGATCGCCGGCCACCTGAACGATCCGCTCCGTCGCATCCAGCAACGCAAAGCAGCCGCCGATCGCCAGCAGGGCGGTGGAGGCGAAAAAAGCGGTTCCCTGCTGAAGGCCCGACATGATGGCCGTGTCCATGATCCGCACTTCCCGCGTGCACATGGCGACCATCCATCCGTGCCGGTACCGGTCCATGGCGCTTGACAGGGTCTTCTTGCGCAAGGGACTGACATCAATCAGCAAATTGAAGCCGAACCACGCGACAAGGAACCAGGCGGCAGCGGCCAGGTCCAATTGCGAAAGAGCGTGCATCGCGAACCTTTCAGGCGGTCAACAAAGGGGCCGAATCCGGCTGTCCAAAGTCTTAGCAGAGTTTTCCGCACGCCTGCAAAAATCACGATGCTTGCCCGTAACCCGTTGAAAAACGGCCTGGAAAGGAGGTCTGCATTTTGGGCAGAGCTGGTACGCTTTTTTTGCGCTTGCGAAACGGTAAGGGATCGTTTACCTCCTCGCCGTAATGGCGCCACAATCGAGTTCGCAGGGGCCGATGCCACATAACCAGGGTGTAGGGTTTTAATGGACGAAAACGTGCAGAAATCTTGTTGGAGCGTCACTCTTTGGACTGTCGCTGCAGTGGGCATCGCATTGGCGATGGTTCTTCTGTTCAACGACGTTGAAGGTGCACAACAAGCCGTCGCCGCTTCCAAGTAAGGTCGCAGGACGCATTTCAGAACAAAGGCGCAGCGAGAGGCTGCGCCTTTTGTTTTTTCAGGCCCGGCCGGACACCTTATCTGGATGTATTGCCGGAGCTGGCCGAGACCTGTGGTCTGTTCGCCGGTCCGAACACCTGACGGAACTCCATTTGCCGGACCACGGTCTTGTCCTGCGGATGGCTGATCAGGAACCCCGTATAGGCGCCGGTGCCGAGCGGCAGCAGAACCATCTGAACGGAACCGGACCCGGGCCAGATGAGCTCCGCCCCCAGGCAGGAATCTCATCGGGGGCCTTTCCGTGATTGAGGGCCTGGATATCGCGGCTGTGGAGCAGCGGCGTGTCCTCGGCGTTCCATTGCAGCGACGCAAGGCCGTTCTCCAGCAAGAACAGGCGGATTGTCGAACCGTCGATTTCAACGATCAGGCTGTCCGCATCCCGGCTGATCCTGGCAGCGCCCACATCCCGGTCGGTTGCAAGCGGCAGCCGGTTGCCGTCCTCCTGGACAAATCCGGCCGAATTGATCACCTGGAACTCGCCCACCGGCAACCTGTTCCCAGCCTGAAGAGGCATGGAAAGGAAGACAAGGGCAAGGAAGGTTGCAAGTGTTCTTATCGGCATTGGCGCAGCTATTCGTTTGAACTGCGCCAATGATAAACTAAGAAAACTTTAGAAAGTCTTCGCCGCGTGCCGGAATGTCTGTGCCTTCCGCCGATCCTGATGACTTTCAGCTATCTTGACAGCGCGACAACCAGATCTTCGATTGTTGAATGCTCGGGCTGCCACCCTGCCGCGCGCTGCGCATGGGTGACGTCGACGTTTTGGGACAGAGCATAGCCCGCCTTCCAGTCGGTATCCGGGTCGGCATCCTCGGGCGCTGGCTGCGTTCTTATATCCAGCGGCAGGCCGTGCCGGGCGGAGATGTGCGAGGCCAGGTGTCCGACCGAGATGCCGGGAATGCAGCTTGCAATGAGCGACAGCCGGAAACGGGCCTGCTTGAGGACCTGCGCATAAAGAGCGGCAAGGTCACCCACCTCCACCAGGGGCCACAACGTGTCGGCAGTCGCGCGGGTTTCGAAAGTGATCCCTTCCTTGAGCGCCCTGGTCATGTCCGCGATTGGGCCGAATTGCCGGCTGCAGACCAGGGCCGGGTGGATCACTGCCAGATTGAGGTCCGTTCCGTGGGACAGGGTGCGGATGGTTTCTGTCATGAACCGGAAGGCGGGGAGGGGCGAGAAGGAGGTCTTTTCCGTGATGACCTTGTCGCGCGCCGCGGCAGGATAGAGCCAGATGCCGCCGGTATAGATGACCTTCAGGGGTTGCTTGCGATGCCTGGCGGCCTGTTTCAGCGCGATCATGGACTGCCGGTCGACACGGCCCATGTCGTTGGAGAAGGTTGCTCCCATATGGACGACCGCATCGCACGATGCCGCGCGGCCGACCCAGCTTTCCGGGCTGCGAAGATCGCCCGGGTAGGCGCTGACACCCGACGCCCTGAGCTTTTCCGCTGCCACGTCGGAACGGGCCAGGCCTATGACCCTGACACCGTCGCTTTTCAGCCTTTTCACCACGGCGGCGCCGATGTCGCCGGTGCCGCCCGTTACAAACACGTCCATAGGCAGAGAGAACTCCTTTCGCTGGTGCCGTGCAAGGCCAAGCAGGCCGCCCTTGTGCAAAATCCACTGCTGCGTTGTGCGGCGAACTTGACCTCTCCGGCAGGCCTGTTAGGTGAAAGGTCATGACCTTGCATCTGCTAAAGCTGTGTGTGGGCGCCGACAGCGCCGAGTCCCTGCAGGCCTGGATCGATTTTCGCGTGGAACAGGCCCGTGCCGCGGGCCTTCCCGAGCAGACGACCCACACCACGCGCATGGTGCCGACCCGCAAGGACGAACTGCTGGACGGCGGTTCACTCTACTGGGTGATCAAGGGCAAGATTCAGGCGCGCCAGCACCTCATCGACATCCGGCCGTTCACGGACGATGCAGGGATCAAGCGTTGCGATCTGGTTCTCGAGCCGCGATTGATCCTCACCCAGTATCAGCCGAAGCGGCCGTTCCAGGGCTGGCGGTACCTGAAAGCGGCGGATGCACCGGGTGATCTGCGGCTCTCGGGCGATTCTTCGGCAATTTCGGATGCCATGCGCCGTGACCTGACGGAGCTCTGCCTGCTTTGAAGGGGCCCGGCCTGCTGGCGCGGGCAATGCGGTCGAACTTGCCAAACCGCGCTGCCGGACCCAATTTGAATATTGGATCAGGGCATGAAGGACCGGCTGGAATGGCAAAAACCCGAAATGACGCGAAAGAGGCGCTGGTCCGCCAAGGGGCCGACGTTCCCTCGGCCGCGTCCGAGATCTCGGAATTTCTGCAAAAGGCCGGCGAAATCGAACCGCAAGCCGGAAGTGACGGACGGCTGATCTTCGCACTCGATGCGACCATGAGCCGCCAGCCCACATGGGACCGGGCCTGTCAGATTCAGGGGGAGATGTTCCGGGAGGCCGGCAATGTGGGCGGGGTGAAAATCAAACTAGTCTATTTTCGTGGTTTTGGAGAGTGCAGGGCCTCCCGTTGGTTTGAAAGCGGGGAAGCCCTGGCCCAGGCGATGAGCCGGATTACCTGCCAGGGTGGACACACGCAGATCCGCAAGGTGCTCTCCGCAGCCCTGTCGGCGGCTCAGAAGGAAAAGATTGCGGCCCTGGTCTATGTGGGCGACTGCATGGAGGAGGACGTCGACCTGCTGTGTGACCGGGCAGGACAACTGGGATTGCTCGGCGTTCCCATGTTCCTGTTTCAGGAAGGTCGCGACAGTGTGGCCGAGCGGGCGTTCCGGGAAATGGCACGGCTGACCAACGGGGCCTATTGCCCATTCGATTCCGGTTCAGCCCAGCAGCTTGCGGAGCTCCTGAAGGCCGTTGCCGTGTTTGCCAGCGGGGGCCGCAAGGCACTGCAGGCCCTGGAGAAGCGGGGTGGGCAGGGTGCGCGGCTGCTCTTGCAACAGCTTGGAACGAAAGGCAATTGACATGGTTCGTTCCACCCGGGCTCCGTGTCTGCCGGCACGGCAGACGGCGCGGCTTGACCCCTGCGCCAAAGTGCGCTGTGTAACAGAGCTTGCCGAGAGGGCTGCATTCCGCCGTCGCTCCAAGTCACATCGCATCAGATCCGCCACATGATCTACCTGCTCATCGGACTCATCCTGCTCGTTGCTCTGCTTACCGCGGGACGGAGCTTCGTGCAGGCGAATCCGGCCAAGCTGGCACAGAATATCCGGATCTTTGGCGGGATCTTCCTGATTGCCCTTGCGGCGCTGTTTGCTTTTGCGGGGAGGGTGGTTTTCGCCATTCCGCTATTCGGGCTCGGACTGTCGCTCCTCGGCCTGTCAGGCCTTCGAGGGCTGTCGGGCGGCTACAATCCGAAAAAGGCTACCGGGCAGAGATCTCGCGTGCGTACGGCGATGGTCGAAATGGAGCTGGATCATGATACCGGCGTCATGACCGGTACCATACTGGCGGGCGGCTATCAGGGCTGCAGCCTGGATGACCTGAGTGACGAGGAGCTGCACACGTTCTGGCGCGAAACGGCACAGGACCCTCAAAGTCAGAAACTAGTCGAAGCTTATCTCGACCGCCGGCTTGCCGCCTGGCGAGAACACTTCGAGGCGGATGGAGCAGAGGGGCAGGGAAGCGCGGCGAGCTCGGGCCCCATGACAAATGAGGAGGCCTACCAGATCCTGGGGCTTTCTCCCGATGCCGGGGACGCGGAAATTCGCGCCGCCCACCGCCGGCTTATGATGCGGGTTCATCCCGACCAGGGAGGATCCGGTTTCCTCGCGGCGAAAATCAACGAGGCTAAAGACACGCTTCTCAGAAGACATTGACGGCAT is a window of Roseibium salinum DNA encoding:
- a CDS encoding adenylate/guanylate cyclase domain-containing protein, with translation MVLEAPLVAADIVQWLYSDASQLKDTLEIVSELGTRLRDGNVPVDRVTTGIWVVHPNVRAEAAIWNSGGTKELRLYTAENSSDDDYAASPIKRVHDTLQPVRIEIEKNPAKAAEFPITIELGAEGYTDYIALPMPFSDGSVKVASFATKAAGGFTRTHLSVFDSLIRPLALVCELKTLRRTAETVLNTYVGPRAGLKVLDGTTRRGEGEWIKAVVSFADIRGFTRLSNTIPADKIVHFLNRYFGAMTAAVEAHGGEVLKFIGDEVMAIFPYETEEEARDAALRALMAARDTMKRIEAINACNTCAMTPDLSVGIALHAGDVFYGNVGSETRLDFTVVGPAVNLAARIAELAKDLKRQVLVSDALAGVMGCRSGLYGRYRVKGFDEPVSVYSPDLTAGPEIGYCPDSTTLRARELN
- a CDS encoding DUF1489 family protein, giving the protein MTLHLLKLCVGADSAESLQAWIDFRVEQARAAGLPEQTTHTTRMVPTRKDELLDGGSLYWVIKGKIQARQHLIDIRPFTDDAGIKRCDLVLEPRLILTQYQPKRPFQGWRYLKAADAPGDLRLSGDSSAISDAMRRDLTELCLL
- a CDS encoding DUF599 domain-containing protein, with protein sequence MHALSQLDLAAAAWFLVAWFGFNLLIDVSPLRKKTLSSAMDRYRHGWMVAMCTREVRIMDTAIMSGLQQGTAFFASTALLAIGGCFALLDATERIVQVAGDLSIPVAQSRALWEIKVLGLMTIFAYAFFKFGWAYRLFNYSSIIMGAVPEWETSSGGDIRKMALQAGELNVLAGRHFNRGQRAFFFAIGFLGWFAGPYVFAGTTLAVLVVLVRRQFSSRARKVVLSGQYPISGPAVRSGE
- a CDS encoding YdcF family protein — translated: MVETQKTEIRPKRRVVTTAPLMVLTDGSLMFFYLAKLGYFFIQPSNFLIAMVLFGLMVSARAKWRGRGCLMAWTGIAGLAFCGFSPAANWLILPLEERFPRPAELSGYDGIIVLGGAVDTIVTGGRGDTALTTSGERITITARLAAQLPETKVIHSGGQGVIVSAQATEAEGAARLFEDFGISPDRVILEDVSRNTWQNAVLTKKLVDPQPGQTWLLVTSAYHMPRSMGVFEQAGWTGITAYPVDYRTRGEEDRTLGFSGASKGLRRFDVAFREWVGLAAYRLSGRSTAFFPAPEAGN
- a CDS encoding VWA domain-containing protein, whose product is MAKTRNDAKEALVRQGADVPSAASEISEFLQKAGEIEPQAGSDGRLIFALDATMSRQPTWDRACQIQGEMFREAGNVGGVKIKLVYFRGFGECRASRWFESGEALAQAMSRITCQGGHTQIRKVLSAALSAAQKEKIAALVYVGDCMEEDVDLLCDRAGQLGLLGVPMFLFQEGRDSVAERAFREMARLTNGAYCPFDSGSAQQLAELLKAVAVFASGGRKALQALEKRGGQGARLLLQQLGTKGN
- a CDS encoding NAD-dependent epimerase/dehydratase family protein yields the protein MDVFVTGGTGDIGAAVVKRLKSDGVRVIGLARSDVAAEKLRASGVSAYPGDLRSPESWVGRAASCDAVVHMGATFSNDMGRVDRQSMIALKQAARHRKQPLKVIYTGGIWLYPAAARDKVITEKTSFSPLPAFRFMTETIRTLSHGTDLNLAVIHPALVCSRQFGPIADMTRALKEGITFETRATADTLWPLVEVGDLAALYAQVLKQARFRLSLIASCIPGISVGHLASHISARHGLPLDIRTQPAPEDADPDTDWKAGYALSQNVDVTHAQRAAGWQPEHSTIEDLVVALSR
- a CDS encoding DnaJ domain-containing protein, whose translation is MIYLLIGLILLVALLTAGRSFVQANPAKLAQNIRIFGGIFLIALAALFAFAGRVVFAIPLFGLGLSLLGLSGLRGLSGGYNPKKATGQRSRVRTAMVEMELDHDTGVMTGTILAGGYQGCSLDDLSDEELHTFWRETAQDPQSQKLVEAYLDRRLAAWREHFEADGAEGQGSAASSGPMTNEEAYQILGLSPDAGDAEIRAAHRRLMMRVHPDQGGSGFLAAKINEAKDTLLRRH